A stretch of the Tardiphaga sp. 709 genome encodes the following:
- a CDS encoding ABC transporter substrate-binding protein, which translates to MKFRARLTAALLATLATAGVSSAQAAEINFITDFGFNGRHAYFYVAREKGYYKAEGFDVTFVRGQGSADAIKKVAAGVATFGFADAGSLVLARGNDGVPVKLVSVVYAKPPQAIFAIKGSGINSPKDLEGKTVADTASSSVRLLFPAFAKAAGIDASKVKWVVAEGSALPSLLANGRADAICQFSVGEPLIAAAVAPKEVTRINYADSNLDYYGNGLIASEEMIAKSPDQVKAFVRATIKGMKDAFANPAEAATIMAKYQKELQPAVIEGETRLVKELAEVKGSLGHIDPKSIASTVDVMSANLTLKNPVKPEDLFAPGFID; encoded by the coding sequence ATGAAATTCCGCGCTCGCCTCACCGCCGCCCTGCTCGCGACCCTGGCTACGGCCGGCGTCTCCAGCGCGCAGGCTGCCGAGATCAATTTCATCACCGATTTCGGCTTCAACGGCCGCCACGCTTATTTCTACGTCGCCCGCGAGAAGGGCTACTACAAGGCCGAGGGCTTCGACGTGACCTTCGTGCGCGGCCAGGGCTCGGCCGACGCCATCAAGAAGGTTGCTGCCGGCGTCGCCACCTTCGGCTTCGCCGATGCCGGTTCGCTGGTGCTGGCGCGCGGCAATGACGGCGTGCCGGTGAAGTTGGTCTCGGTGGTCTATGCGAAGCCGCCGCAGGCGATCTTCGCCATCAAGGGCAGCGGCATCAACTCGCCGAAGGATCTCGAAGGCAAGACCGTCGCCGACACCGCATCCAGCTCGGTGCGCCTGCTGTTCCCGGCTTTCGCCAAGGCCGCCGGTATCGATGCCAGCAAGGTGAAGTGGGTGGTCGCCGAAGGCTCGGCGCTGCCGTCGCTGCTCGCCAATGGCCGCGCGGATGCGATCTGCCAGTTCTCGGTCGGCGAGCCGCTGATTGCAGCAGCCGTGGCGCCGAAGGAAGTCACCCGCATCAACTACGCCGACTCCAATCTCGATTACTACGGCAACGGCCTGATCGCCTCCGAGGAGATGATCGCAAAGAGCCCGGATCAGGTGAAGGCCTTCGTCCGCGCCACCATCAAGGGCATGAAGGACGCCTTCGCCAATCCGGCGGAAGCCGCCACCATCATGGCGAAGTATCAGAAGGAACTGCAGCCGGCGGTGATCGAAGGCGAGACCAGGCTGGTGAAGGAGCTCGCAGAAGTGAAGGGATCGCTCGGCCATATCGACCCGAAGAGCATCGCCAGCACCGTCGATGTGATGTCGGCCAACCTCACGCTGAAGAATCCCGTGAAGCCGGAAGACCTGTTCGCGCCGGGCTTCATCGACTGA
- a CDS encoding ABC transporter ATP-binding protein, whose amino-acid sequence MTAISAHNDAPSRTAAAVVPAIDLKGVTKTYPGRDGKATHALGPVDLRIDPGSFVSVVGPSGCGKSTLLRLVAGLEMPDTGTMQRYGTPLNGPSHEVGIVFQEHVLFPWTSVLDNVLLPADVLSLPKAAARERALKLLELTGLKDFAHQRPQALSGGMKQRAAFCRAMISDPRLLLLDEPFGALDALTREELSLELSRLWQELGRAALLITHDIEEAILLGDRVLIMSERPGTIRADITIDLPRPRDADTVKLPRFQEIKNQIRDIIFKRTGG is encoded by the coding sequence ATGACGGCGATTTCCGCACACAATGATGCGCCGTCGCGGACTGCCGCGGCGGTGGTTCCTGCGATCGATCTCAAGGGCGTCACCAAGACCTATCCCGGGCGCGACGGCAAAGCCACGCATGCGCTCGGCCCGGTCGATCTGCGCATCGATCCCGGCAGTTTCGTCTCGGTGGTCGGCCCATCAGGCTGCGGCAAGTCCACGCTGCTGCGCCTCGTTGCCGGGCTGGAAATGCCGGACACCGGCACCATGCAGCGCTATGGCACGCCGCTCAACGGCCCATCGCACGAAGTGGGCATCGTGTTTCAGGAACACGTGCTGTTTCCATGGACCAGCGTGCTCGACAACGTATTGCTTCCCGCCGACGTGCTGTCGCTGCCGAAAGCCGCCGCGCGCGAGCGTGCGCTGAAGCTGCTCGAACTCACCGGCCTGAAGGATTTCGCCCATCAGCGCCCACAGGCACTGTCCGGCGGCATGAAGCAGCGCGCCGCCTTCTGCCGCGCCATGATCTCCGATCCGCGCCTGCTCCTCCTCGACGAACCCTTCGGTGCGCTCGACGCGCTCACCCGCGAGGAATTGTCGCTCGAACTCTCGCGCCTCTGGCAGGAGCTGGGCCGCGCCGCGCTGCTCATCACCCATGACATCGAGGAGGCGATCCTGCTCGGTGATCGTGTGCTGATCATGTCGGAACGCCCCGGCACCATCCGTGCCGACATCACCATCGACCTGCCGCGTCCGCGCGATGCCGACACCGTTAAGCTGCCGCGCTTCCAGGAAATCAAGAACCAGATCCGCGACATCATCTTCAAACGGACGGGTGGCTGA
- a CDS encoding ABC transporter permease produces the protein MISRFIDRAATPLIYLALLIGWELITDVLKIPTWILPAPLEIYHSAVKWAPELASNTLVTLRETVLGFVLAIALSLPLAIIISLNPLARRIIYPILLGLQSVPKVAVAPLIILWFGLSEWPKILVVVLVCFFPILVNMVAGFEAAPKTMLDLMRSLGASPHMVFRRLRVPVALPHFFTGCKVAVTFAVIGAVISEFVAAQDGLGYLILTSTAQSQTPLAFAAIALLTVLSIALFHGIEFIERRVIDWTP, from the coding sequence ATGATCTCGCGCTTCATCGACCGCGCCGCCACACCGCTGATCTATCTGGCACTCTTGATCGGCTGGGAGCTTATCACCGACGTCCTGAAGATTCCGACATGGATCCTGCCGGCGCCTTTGGAGATCTATCATTCAGCCGTGAAGTGGGCGCCGGAGCTTGCCTCCAATACGCTAGTAACGCTGCGTGAAACGGTGCTCGGCTTCGTGCTGGCGATCGCGCTGTCGCTGCCGCTGGCGATCATCATCAGCCTCAATCCACTGGCGCGCCGGATCATCTATCCGATCCTGCTCGGCCTGCAGTCGGTGCCGAAGGTCGCCGTGGCGCCGCTGATCATCCTGTGGTTCGGCCTCTCCGAATGGCCGAAGATCCTGGTCGTGGTGCTGGTCTGCTTCTTCCCGATTCTCGTCAACATGGTCGCCGGCTTCGAGGCTGCGCCGAAGACCATGCTCGACCTGATGCGCTCGCTCGGCGCCTCGCCGCATATGGTGTTCCGCCGGCTGCGCGTTCCCGTGGCGCTGCCGCACTTCTTCACCGGCTGCAAGGTGGCGGTGACTTTCGCCGTGATCGGCGCCGTGATCAGCGAATTCGTCGCCGCGCAGGACGGGCTCGGCTATCTGATCCTGACCTCCACCGCGCAGTCGCAGACGCCACTCGCTTTCGCCGCCATCGCGCTGCTCACCGTGTTGAGTATTGCGCTGTTTCACGGCATCGAGTTTATCGAACGACGTGTGATCGACTGGACGCCCTGA
- a CDS encoding MarR family transcriptional regulator: MREQVDAIFSQWQTERPDIDPSPVHIYGLIGRIQMQCTALIDEALAPFELTRGTYDVLTALRRAGAPYSLSPKQIAQSLLLSGAGLTSRLNKLEAQNYLARLPEPNDRRTLRVQLTSAGETVINEAIPRVFDVQRELLAPLGLEGQQLLMHELTRFADVIDGRQSEAKTDAGSVGE; the protein is encoded by the coding sequence ATGCGCGAACAGGTCGATGCCATTTTCTCGCAGTGGCAGACGGAGCGGCCGGATATCGACCCCAGCCCGGTGCACATCTACGGCCTGATCGGCCGGATTCAGATGCAATGCACGGCCCTGATCGACGAGGCGCTCGCGCCCTTCGAACTGACGCGCGGCACCTATGACGTGCTGACGGCGCTGCGCCGCGCCGGCGCCCCCTACAGCCTGTCGCCGAAGCAGATCGCGCAATCGCTGCTGCTGTCAGGCGCGGGCCTGACCAGCCGGCTCAACAAGCTGGAAGCGCAGAACTACCTGGCGCGGCTGCCGGAGCCGAACGATCGCCGCACGCTGCGTGTCCAGCTCACGTCGGCGGGCGAGACAGTCATCAACGAAGCGATCCCGCGGGTGTTCGACGTGCAGCGCGAGTTGTTGGCACCGCTCGGACTCGAAGGACAACAGTTGCTGATGCACGAACTCACGCGCTTCGCCGACGTGATCGACGGCCGGCAGAGCGAGGCGAAAACGGACGCCGGGTCGGTTGGGGAGTGA
- a CDS encoding HpcH/HpaI aldolase family protein, producing the protein MANKVKEIWKAGKVAVNGWLAIPSGFSAEVMAQCGFDSVTVDIQHGVQDYMSMVECFQAMGAHPVTPMVRVPWNEPGIIGKVLDGGAYGVICPMVNTKEEAENFVQYCKYPPRGTRSNGPIRSGMYGGAGDYQKTANADIICLPMLETKTAVDNMEAILDVEGIDGVYVGPSDLGFSYGLVPKLDREEPEILKIYDKLIKECDKRGLNPGIHCSGPAGAAKNIGMGFKLVTLLNDSGILATGAKSWVNDTRKGSGGKA; encoded by the coding sequence ATGGCAAACAAAGTCAAGGAAATCTGGAAGGCGGGCAAGGTCGCCGTCAACGGCTGGCTGGCGATTCCGTCGGGCTTCTCTGCCGAAGTGATGGCGCAGTGCGGCTTCGACAGTGTCACCGTCGATATCCAGCACGGCGTGCAGGACTACATGTCGATGGTGGAGTGCTTCCAGGCGATGGGTGCCCATCCGGTGACGCCGATGGTCCGCGTGCCATGGAACGAGCCGGGCATCATCGGCAAGGTGCTCGATGGCGGCGCCTATGGCGTGATCTGCCCGATGGTCAACACCAAGGAAGAAGCCGAAAACTTCGTCCAGTATTGCAAGTATCCGCCGCGCGGCACCCGCAGCAACGGCCCGATCCGCTCGGGCATGTATGGCGGCGCCGGCGATTACCAGAAGACGGCGAATGCCGACATCATCTGCCTGCCGATGCTGGAAACCAAGACCGCGGTCGACAACATGGAAGCCATTCTCGATGTCGAAGGCATCGATGGTGTTTATGTCGGACCAAGCGACCTCGGCTTCTCCTATGGTCTGGTGCCGAAGCTCGACCGCGAAGAGCCGGAGATCCTCAAGATCTATGACAAGCTGATCAAGGAATGCGACAAGCGCGGCCTCAATCCGGGCATCCACTGCTCGGGTCCCGCCGGCGCCGCCAAGAACATCGGCATGGGCTTCAAGCTGGTGACACTGCTCAACGACAGCGGCATTCTCGCCACGGGCGCAAAGAGCTGGGTCAACGACACCCGCAAGGGCTCGGGCGGCAAGGCTTAA
- a CDS encoding malate/lactate/ureidoglycolate dehydrogenase, with the protein MVTVQVNKLIDFVADVFAHADSSPEEARRIATYLTTANLTGHDSHGVIRVPVYIRWRNNGMITPNQTIEIPVDTPSLAVVDGRFGYGQTVGPLAVKLGIEKCKAAGLSAIATKNSGHIGRIGDWAEMAAAEGLVSIHFVTAAGSVLVAPYGGVERRLSTAPYCVGIPRPGQMPVVLDFATSVVAEGKVLVASRGGKQLPKGALIAPDGSLSEDPALLYGPHEMQGPRDHSKGTGAIRAFGDHKGSGLALICELLGGALTGNGATKYDRPFANGMFSIYIDPKVIDPANFFDGEVARYVDFFKSAKPAAGVDAVLIPGDNEAKTRAERTANGVPLPDETWAAIVQTARDVGVSEDAVKKATS; encoded by the coding sequence ATGGTTACAGTTCAAGTCAACAAGCTCATCGATTTCGTCGCCGACGTGTTCGCCCATGCCGACTCTTCTCCGGAAGAAGCCCGGCGCATCGCGACCTATCTCACCACCGCGAACCTGACCGGCCATGACAGCCACGGCGTCATCCGCGTTCCGGTCTATATCCGCTGGCGCAATAACGGGATGATCACCCCGAACCAGACCATCGAGATCCCCGTCGATACGCCGTCGCTCGCCGTCGTCGATGGCCGTTTCGGCTATGGCCAGACGGTCGGACCGCTGGCGGTGAAGCTCGGCATCGAGAAGTGCAAGGCGGCCGGTCTCTCCGCCATCGCCACCAAGAATTCCGGTCACATCGGCCGCATCGGCGACTGGGCCGAGATGGCCGCGGCCGAAGGCCTCGTCTCGATCCATTTCGTCACCGCGGCAGGCTCCGTGCTGGTCGCGCCCTATGGCGGCGTCGAGCGCCGTTTGTCCACCGCGCCGTATTGCGTTGGTATTCCGCGTCCCGGACAGATGCCGGTGGTGCTCGATTTCGCAACCTCGGTGGTCGCCGAAGGCAAGGTGCTGGTCGCCTCGCGCGGCGGCAAGCAATTGCCGAAGGGCGCGCTGATTGCGCCCGATGGGTCGCTGAGCGAAGACCCGGCGCTGCTTTACGGCCCGCATGAGATGCAAGGTCCGCGCGATCACTCCAAGGGCACCGGCGCGATCCGTGCCTTCGGCGATCACAAGGGCTCGGGCCTCGCATTGATCTGCGAATTGCTCGGCGGTGCGCTCACCGGCAACGGTGCCACCAAGTATGATCGGCCTTTCGCCAATGGCATGTTCTCGATCTATATCGATCCGAAGGTGATCGACCCCGCGAACTTCTTCGACGGCGAAGTCGCGCGTTATGTCGACTTCTTCAAGAGCGCCAAGCCGGCCGCTGGCGTCGATGCGGTTCTGATCCCCGGCGACAACGAAGCCAAGACCCGCGCCGAGCGCACCGCGAATGGCGTGCCATTGCCGGATGAGACCTGGGCTGCCATCGTGCAGACCGCCCGCGACGTCGGCGTCAGCGAAGACGCCGTGAAGAAGGCGACGTCGTAG
- a CDS encoding ABC transporter ATP-binding protein encodes MPLLEINDLNVRYGEIVALRGVSFNVEEGQVVTLLGANGAGKSTTLRAISGLAKPASGDILFDGKSIAGLGPEAIVRMGISHVPEGRRVFPGLTVKENIMLGGSNRKANKAELSREADAMFDLFPDIRKFSGALGWTLSGGQLQMVAVARGLMAKPRLLLLDEPSLGLAPVIVQAVFRIITEIRLSTTVLLVEQNARMGLSVADQGYVLETGRIVLGGKPEDLWANEAIAAAYLGGHGKPAAGLAAH; translated from the coding sequence ATGCCGCTGCTTGAAATCAACGATCTCAATGTCCGCTACGGCGAAATCGTCGCGCTCCGCGGTGTGTCGTTCAATGTCGAGGAAGGGCAGGTGGTCACGCTGCTCGGTGCCAACGGTGCCGGCAAGTCGACCACGCTGCGCGCGATCTCGGGTCTCGCCAAGCCGGCTTCGGGCGATATCCTGTTCGACGGCAAGTCGATCGCAGGCCTTGGCCCGGAAGCCATCGTGCGGATGGGCATCAGCCACGTGCCGGAGGGCAGGCGGGTATTTCCCGGCCTGACGGTGAAAGAGAACATCATGCTCGGGGGCTCCAACCGCAAAGCGAACAAGGCTGAGTTGTCGCGCGAAGCCGACGCGATGTTCGACCTGTTTCCCGATATACGGAAATTCTCTGGTGCGCTCGGCTGGACGTTGTCGGGCGGCCAGTTGCAGATGGTCGCGGTCGCGCGCGGCCTGATGGCCAAGCCGCGGTTGCTGCTCCTGGACGAGCCGTCGCTCGGCCTCGCGCCGGTCATCGTGCAAGCGGTGTTCCGCATCATCACGGAAATCCGCCTGAGCACCACGGTCTTGCTTGTGGAGCAAAATGCGCGCATGGGACTATCGGTCGCCGATCAGGGTTACGTGCTGGAAACCGGCCGTATCGTGCTTGGCGGCAAGCCGGAGGATCTCTGGGCCAACGAGGCCATCGCGGCCGCCTATCTCGGCGGTCATGGTAAACCTGCAGCAGGTCTTGCGGCCCATTGA
- a CDS encoding branched-chain amino acid ABC transporter ATP-binding protein/permease produces the protein MSTSSDNIPAVVITRPKPLLLRHAPYFIGAAILVFLASSMQFDGYILNILMQATTFAIAVFGLSVVLGLCGQINLAQAAFFGFGAYAVGIGTTDYQLSYWLCLVAGCVMALVAGAVLGLSTLRLGGHYLAMVTISFQQIVTLVMINAIWLTKGPDGVSKIGRPSLFLSSQSYLAFCVAMLALVGYIVWHLPDTRLGRAMRAVRDNELAAGVNGIDVFRTKVYAFAISAVLGGLGGGLFAGGFAYISPDQFSFAESIVFLTMSLLGGVASPIGSAIGTGLLILIPEWLRFLKSVPGLYLAIYGLSVILIIRFMPDGIWGFVTAAYDRMRSSKKVAVTSAPLQLKPAATGGDMVLEVTGLSKHFGGLKAVDQVDISVRRGGVHALIGPNGSGKTTTLNVLSGLYNATSGKVVLDGTDVTTMPPHLRAAAGLGRTFQNIRLFRSMTALENVIIGAERPGNTLTGKGDEAALTERALAALTFVGLGPRAMELISSFSYGHQRLIEIARALAANPTLLLLDEPAAGLNSTEKLELHELLKRIAAQGLTILIIDHDMTLVSEAAQHITVLNFGRRIADGESMAVLRHPDVVSAYLGTD, from the coding sequence ATGAGCACCTCCAGCGACAACATCCCGGCAGTGGTCATCACGCGTCCGAAACCGCTGCTGCTGCGTCACGCGCCGTATTTCATCGGCGCCGCCATTTTGGTCTTTCTGGCGTCGTCGATGCAGTTCGACGGCTACATCCTCAACATCCTGATGCAGGCCACCACCTTCGCCATCGCGGTGTTCGGCCTGTCGGTGGTGCTCGGCCTGTGCGGGCAGATCAATCTGGCGCAGGCGGCATTCTTCGGCTTCGGCGCCTATGCGGTGGGTATCGGCACCACGGACTATCAGCTCAGCTACTGGCTGTGTCTGGTGGCGGGCTGCGTGATGGCACTGGTCGCCGGCGCGGTCCTCGGCCTGTCGACGCTGCGGCTCGGCGGGCATTATCTCGCGATGGTGACGATCTCGTTCCAGCAGATCGTCACGCTGGTGATGATCAATGCGATCTGGCTCACCAAGGGACCGGACGGCGTGTCGAAGATCGGCCGCCCGTCGTTGTTCCTGTCGTCACAGTCCTATCTTGCCTTCTGCGTCGCGATGCTCGCTTTGGTCGGCTACATCGTCTGGCATCTGCCGGACACGCGGCTCGGCCGCGCCATGCGCGCGGTACGCGACAACGAGCTCGCAGCCGGCGTCAACGGCATCGATGTGTTCCGCACCAAGGTCTATGCCTTCGCCATATCTGCCGTACTCGGCGGTCTGGGCGGTGGACTGTTCGCGGGCGGCTTCGCCTATATCAGTCCGGACCAGTTCTCCTTTGCCGAATCCATCGTGTTCCTGACGATGTCGCTGCTCGGCGGCGTCGCGTCGCCGATCGGTTCGGCCATCGGCACGGGCCTGCTGATCCTCATTCCGGAATGGCTGCGTTTCCTCAAGAGCGTGCCGGGCCTGTATCTCGCCATCTACGGCCTGTCGGTGATCCTGATCATCCGCTTCATGCCCGACGGCATCTGGGGTTTCGTCACTGCGGCCTATGATCGCATGCGCAGCAGCAAGAAGGTGGCAGTCACAAGCGCGCCGCTGCAGCTCAAGCCGGCGGCGACCGGCGGCGACATGGTGCTCGAAGTCACCGGCCTGTCGAAGCATTTCGGCGGCTTGAAAGCCGTCGATCAGGTCGACATATCCGTGCGCCGCGGCGGCGTGCACGCGCTCATCGGGCCCAACGGCTCCGGCAAGACCACGACGCTGAACGTGCTGTCGGGTCTCTACAACGCGACCTCAGGCAAGGTGGTGCTGGATGGCACCGACGTCACCACGATGCCGCCGCATCTGCGCGCAGCGGCAGGACTCGGGCGCACCTTCCAGAACATCCGCCTGTTCCGCTCGATGACCGCACTGGAAAACGTCATCATCGGCGCCGAGCGGCCGGGCAATACGCTGACCGGCAAGGGCGATGAAGCCGCGCTGACAGAGCGGGCGCTTGCGGCACTCACTTTCGTTGGCCTCGGCCCGCGCGCCATGGAGCTGATCTCCAGCTTCTCCTACGGCCATCAGCGGCTGATCGAGATCGCGCGCGCCTTGGCGGCGAATCCGACGCTGCTGCTGCTCGATGAGCCCGCTGCCGGTCTCAATTCGACCGAGAAGCTCGAACTGCACGAACTGCTCAAGCGCATCGCGGCACAGGGCCTGACCATCCTGATCATCGATCACGACATGACGCTGGTGTCGGAAGCAGCGCAGCACATCACCGTGCTGAATTTCGGACGGCGTATTGCCGATGGCGAGTCGATGGCGGTGCTGCGCCATCCCGATGTCGTCTCGGCCTATCTCGGAACAGACTGA
- a CDS encoding branched-chain amino acid ABC transporter permease produces the protein MDLVLQLLFTGIGIGAVYALVALGFVLIFRATNVVNFAQGEFSMVAAYLMVVCAVDLELPYWLSFIIALAGMAVIGVIFNLGVYYPLRHRTYLPVIIATIGASILMANGVLALYGPQPQVLPGWFDTPGIQLGPVYLDSQYLLIIGVTIALVIFNYWFFEHTMIGKKLQATSQDKEMASLLGISVSTMIMVTFIYSAVLGGLAGLLVAPILFVSIQMGSTIALKAFAATIIGGFGDVTGAIIGGLALGIIETFGAAYVSVPYKDGFAFLVLVLFLVFRPQGIFGERVAEKA, from the coding sequence ATGGATCTGGTACTGCAGTTACTGTTTACGGGAATCGGCATCGGAGCCGTCTATGCGCTGGTCGCGCTGGGCTTCGTGCTGATCTTCCGCGCCACCAATGTCGTCAATTTCGCGCAAGGCGAATTCTCGATGGTCGCCGCCTATCTCATGGTGGTGTGCGCGGTCGATCTGGAACTGCCCTACTGGCTGTCCTTCATCATTGCGCTCGCCGGCATGGCGGTGATCGGCGTCATCTTCAATCTCGGCGTCTATTATCCGCTGCGCCACCGCACCTATCTGCCTGTGATCATCGCCACCATCGGCGCCTCGATCCTGATGGCCAATGGCGTGCTGGCGCTGTACGGGCCGCAGCCGCAGGTGCTGCCGGGCTGGTTTGATACGCCCGGCATCCAGCTCGGGCCGGTCTATCTCGATAGCCAGTACCTTTTGATCATCGGCGTCACCATCGCGCTGGTGATCTTCAATTACTGGTTCTTCGAACACACCATGATCGGCAAGAAGCTGCAGGCGACCTCGCAGGACAAGGAAATGGCCTCGCTGCTCGGCATTTCCGTCTCGACGATGATCATGGTCACCTTCATCTATTCGGCCGTGCTCGGCGGTCTCGCCGGGCTTCTGGTTGCGCCGATCCTGTTCGTGTCGATCCAGATGGGCTCCACCATCGCGCTGAAGGCGTTTGCGGCCACCATCATCGGCGGCTTCGGCGATGTCACTGGCGCCATCATCGGCGGTCTCGCGCTCGGTATTATCGAGACATTTGGCGCGGCCTATGTCTCCGTGCCGTATAAAGATGGCTTTGCTTTCCTCGTGCTGGTGCTGTTCCTGGTGTTTCGTCCGCAGGGCATCTTCGGCGAACGTGTCGCGGAGAAAGCATGA
- the hpaR gene encoding homoprotocatechuate degradation operon regulator HpaR, whose translation MTTASKPRTAAKIPMRDFSQSLPMSLLRTRESVMRHFRPSLRAHDLTEQQWRILRALAASGEIEVTELARVAFLLGPSLSRILRDLEGRKLIERRLLKADLRRSIVSITSKGLKLIEAVAPTSEAIYAEMTKRFGARKLSDLQALLHELEAALLAMPAADGAEDDLLDR comes from the coding sequence ATGACGACAGCATCAAAGCCACGGACCGCCGCTAAAATCCCGATGCGCGACTTCTCGCAGTCACTGCCGATGTCGCTGCTGCGCACGCGGGAATCGGTGATGCGACATTTTCGCCCGTCGCTGCGGGCGCATGATCTCACCGAACAGCAATGGCGCATCCTGCGCGCGCTCGCGGCGTCGGGCGAGATCGAGGTAACGGAACTCGCGCGCGTCGCCTTCCTGCTCGGGCCGAGCCTGTCGCGCATCCTGCGTGATCTCGAAGGGCGCAAGCTGATCGAGCGGCGCTTGCTGAAGGCCGATTTGCGCCGCAGCATTGTCTCGATCACGTCAAAGGGATTGAAATTGATCGAAGCTGTCGCGCCCACATCGGAGGCAATCTATGCCGAGATGACGAAGCGCTTCGGCGCGCGCAAATTGTCGGACCTACAGGCCCTGTTGCATGAGCTGGAAGCCGCGCTGCTGGCCATGCCTGCTGCCGACGGCGCGGAAGACGATCTCCTCGATCGATAA
- the hpaH gene encoding 2-oxo-hept-4-ene-1,7-dioate hydratase encodes MALTSSDISSAAERLHHAEKTRTQIRQLSLDHPGITIDDSYAIQKAWIAIKVGEGRIVRGHKIGLTSKAMQSALNIDEPDSGVLLDDMFFADGGIVPTDRFIATRVEAELAFVMKTRLSGPDCTMFDVLNATDFVVPALEILDTRVERVDAATKATRKIFDTIADNAANAGIVLGGRPMRPLETDLRWVGAMCHRNGQLEETGLAAGVLNHPATSVAWLANKIAPHGLALEPGQVVLAGSFIRPIETRKGDTIQADYGPWGTVSCYFG; translated from the coding sequence ATGGCACTCACCTCTTCAGACATATCAAGCGCGGCGGAGCGCCTGCATCACGCCGAGAAGACGCGGACGCAGATCCGGCAACTGTCGCTGGATCATCCCGGCATCACCATCGACGATTCCTACGCGATCCAGAAAGCCTGGATTGCAATCAAAGTCGGTGAAGGCCGCATCGTGCGCGGCCACAAGATCGGCCTCACTTCCAAGGCGATGCAGAGCGCGCTGAATATCGACGAACCGGATTCCGGCGTGCTGCTCGATGACATGTTTTTCGCCGATGGCGGCATCGTTCCCACCGATCGTTTCATCGCAACCCGCGTCGAGGCCGAACTGGCTTTCGTGATGAAGACACGCCTGTCCGGGCCGGACTGCACGATGTTCGACGTGCTGAACGCCACCGATTTCGTGGTGCCGGCGCTGGAAATTCTCGATACCCGCGTCGAGCGCGTCGATGCGGCAACCAAAGCCACGCGAAAGATCTTCGACACCATCGCAGACAATGCGGCGAATGCCGGCATCGTGCTCGGCGGCCGGCCGATGCGCCCGCTGGAGACTGATCTGCGCTGGGTCGGCGCTATGTGTCATCGCAACGGCCAGCTCGAAGAAACCGGCCTCGCCGCCGGCGTGCTCAATCACCCCGCCACCAGCGTCGCCTGGCTTGCCAACAAGATCGCGCCGCATGGGCTTGCGCTGGAACCCGGCCAGGTCGTTCTCGCCGGCTCGTTCATTCGCCCCATCGAGACCCGCAAAGGCGACACGATCCAGGCGGACTATGGCCCATGGGGCACCGTGAGCTGCTACTTCGGCTGA
- a CDS encoding 5-carboxymethyl-2-hydroxymuconate Delta-isomerase, with protein MPHFTIEYSANLDGAVDISALCEVVRNAAVQTGIFPLGGIRVRAIRCEHYAIADGRAGLSFLDILLRIGEGRSLEVRQKAGEQIFQTVSQHLDNVFAGGRFALSFDMQINDSATSWKRNPIHDLLKAEANNG; from the coding sequence ATGCCGCATTTCACCATCGAATATTCGGCCAATCTCGACGGCGCCGTGGATATCAGTGCGCTGTGCGAAGTGGTGCGCAACGCCGCGGTGCAGACCGGCATCTTCCCGCTCGGCGGCATCCGCGTCCGCGCGATCCGCTGCGAGCACTACGCCATCGCCGATGGCCGCGCCGGGCTCAGCTTTCTCGATATCCTGCTGCGGATCGGCGAAGGCCGCTCGCTTGAGGTTCGCCAGAAGGCCGGCGAGCAGATTTTCCAGACCGTCTCGCAGCATCTCGACAATGTTTTCGCCGGCGGCCGCTTTGCGCTGTCCTTTGACATGCAGATCAACGACAGCGCGACGAGCTGGAAGCGCAATCCCATTCACGACCTGCTGAAAGCCGAGGCCAACAATGGCTAA